The following are from one region of the Oncorhynchus gorbuscha isolate QuinsamMale2020 ecotype Even-year unplaced genomic scaffold, OgorEven_v1.0 Un_scaffold_5598, whole genome shotgun sequence genome:
- the LOC124029127 gene encoding zinc finger protein 239-like — SGEPQQHHDADEAEKRLSRSELLKKHQQRPTGTKSHCCSDCGKRLNSSSNLKIHQRIHTGEKPYSCDQCGKSFTTSSNLTIHQRIHTGEKPYGCDQCGKSFTTSSYLTIHQSTHTGEKPYACDQCGKRFILLETLKSHQRIHSGEKPFGCYQCGTSFSHLSSLIGHQRGHTGEKPYSCDQCGKSFTTSSNLTIHQRTHTGEKPYGCDQCGKSFTTSSNLTIHQRTHTGEKPYGCDQCGKSFTTSSKLTIHQRTHTGEKYFSCDQCGKSFGQSGQLTVHQRTHTGQKPYSCDQCGKSFGQSGQLTVHQRTHTGQKPYSCDQCGKRYSSKRSLIKHQKIHEGVVS; from the coding sequence tctggggagcctcagcaacatcatgatgctgacgaggcagagaaaagactctccagatcagaactccTCAAGAAACACCAGCAGAGACCCACAGGAACGAAAtctcactgctgctctgactgtgggaaaagaTTGAACTCTTCATCAAACCTTAAAATACATCAAagaattcacacaggagagaaaccttatagctgtgatcaatgtgggaagagttttactacatctagcAATCTAACTATACACCAGaggatacacacaggagagaaaccttatggctgtgatcaatgtgggaagagttttactacatctagctaTCTAACTATACACCAGAGTACACACACGGGAGAGAAACCTTACGCCTGTGATCAATGTGGAAAGAGATTTATTCTGCTAGAAACCCTGAaatcacaccagagaatacatTCTGGAGAGAAACCTTTTGGCTGTTATCAATGTGGGACGAGTTTTTCTCACTTAAGCAGCCTGATAGGACACCAGCGGGGacacacaggagaaaaaccttatagctgtgatcaatgtgggaaaagCTTTACTACATCTAGCAATCTaactatacaccagagaacacacacaggagagaaaccttatggctgtgatcaatgtgggaaaagttttactacatctagcaatctaactatacaccagagaacacacacaggagagaaaccttatggctgtgatcaatgtgggaagagttttactacatctagcAAACTaactatacaccagagaacacacacaggagagaaatattttagctgtgatcaatgtgggaagagtttcggTCAATCTGGCCAACTGActgtacaccagagaacacacaccggacagaaaccttatagctgtgatcaatgtgggaagagttttggtcaATCTGGCCAACTGActgtacaccagagaacacacacaggacagaaaccttatagctgtgatcaatgtgggaagagatacTCTAGTAAAAGATCTCTgatcaaacatcagaaaatacatgaaggagttgtttcatga